From Selenomonas ruminantium AC2024, a single genomic window includes:
- the glpK gene encoding glycerol kinase GlpK — protein sequence MSEKYVLALDSGTIKNRAVIFNSKGEMVSYAEKKISVNKPHKGWVEQDPDEIWSTQLWTAKEAIQLAKISHRDIAGIGVTNQRETTIVWNKNTGRPIYPAISWESQQTEDICKRLVNAGLQEEIKQKTSLVINPYFSATKLCWILENVLGAKEMAENGELLFGTVDTWLMWKLSGGEIFATDYSNASRTMMFNLRNLDWDDDILEHLGIPRKMLPEVCPSSHVYGETDAAVIGSRIPIAGCIGNQQADLFGEACFKKGMAKNTYGEGSFFLMNAGKKYHSSKNGLITTIAWGIGKEITYALEGSVLVSGATLKWVKEGLGLIDSLSDSEWLAKQVPDADGVYFVPAFRGLSAPYWDMETSGMIIGINEDTQRAHIVRAALEALAYQVRDVYESVVSDTGMDIKSLHVDGGASQNHALMQFQADLLNIPVIRPYVAETTALGAAFMAGLATGVWESVDELKKLWREGMRFKPAMSERGRAALYDGWQEAVSRVMGWPNK from the coding sequence ATGAGTGAAAAGTATGTTTTGGCGCTGGATTCGGGCACGATTAAAAACCGCGCAGTTATTTTCAACTCTAAGGGCGAAATGGTTTCCTATGCGGAAAAGAAAATCAGCGTGAACAAGCCGCACAAAGGCTGGGTGGAGCAGGACCCGGATGAAATCTGGAGCACGCAGCTGTGGACGGCTAAGGAAGCTATTCAGCTGGCGAAGATTTCCCATCGGGACATTGCGGGCATCGGTGTCACCAACCAGCGGGAGACGACCATTGTCTGGAACAAGAATACGGGCCGTCCCATTTATCCGGCTATCAGCTGGGAATCCCAGCAGACGGAAGACATCTGCAAACGTCTGGTTAATGCTGGCCTGCAGGAGGAAATCAAACAGAAGACCTCGCTGGTTATCAATCCCTATTTCTCGGCTACAAAACTCTGCTGGATTTTGGAAAATGTACTAGGCGCCAAGGAGATGGCAGAAAACGGCGAACTGCTGTTCGGTACGGTGGACACTTGGCTCATGTGGAAACTCAGCGGCGGAGAGATTTTTGCTACGGATTATTCCAATGCTTCCCGTACCATGATGTTCAATCTGCGCAATTTGGACTGGGATGATGATATTCTGGAACATCTGGGCATTCCTCGCAAGATGCTGCCGGAAGTGTGCCCTTCCAGTCATGTTTACGGTGAGACGGATGCGGCGGTTATCGGTTCCCGGATTCCCATTGCGGGCTGTATCGGCAACCAGCAGGCGGATTTGTTCGGCGAAGCCTGCTTCAAGAAGGGCATGGCCAAGAATACTTATGGCGAAGGCTCCTTCTTCCTGATGAATGCGGGCAAGAAGTACCACAGCTCGAAGAACGGCCTGATTACTACGATTGCCTGGGGCATTGGCAAGGAAATCACCTATGCACTGGAAGGCAGTGTGCTGGTGTCTGGTGCCACTTTGAAATGGGTCAAGGAAGGTCTGGGGCTTATCGATTCCCTGTCGGATTCCGAGTGGCTGGCCAAGCAGGTGCCGGATGCGGACGGCGTTTATTTCGTTCCCGCCTTCCGCGGCCTGTCGGCGCCGTACTGGGATATGGAAACCAGCGGCATGATTATCGGCATCAACGAGGATACCCAGCGTGCCCATATCGTGCGGGCGGCTTTGGAAGCGCTGGCTTATCAGGTGCGTGATGTATATGAATCCGTTGTCTCGGATACGGGCATGGATATCAAGAGTCTGCATGTGGATGGCGGTGCCAGCCAGAACCATGCATTGATGCAGTTCCAGGCTGACCTCCTGAATATCCCGGTAATCCGTCCTTACGTGGCGGAAACCACGGCGCTTGGCGCCGCCTTTATGGCAGGTCTGGCCACCGGCGTATGGGAAAGCGTGGATGAGCTCAAGAAACTCTGGCGGGAAGGTATGCGCTTTAAGCCGGCTATGAGTGAAAGAGGGCGTGCAGCACTTTATGATGGGTGGCAGGAAGCTGTTTCCCGCGTAATGGGCTGGCCTAACAAGTAA
- the rpiB gene encoding ribose 5-phosphate isomerase B, with translation MKITIGSDHGAVQLKEEVKMVLKEYGDVEVKDVGTFGTDSVDYPDIAEKVCGDVVSGNADRGIVLCGTGIGISIAANKIKGIRCALCNDVFSAKMSRQHNDANVLAMGGRVLGFGPAGEIVRAFVEGKFEGGRHERRVNKIMALEK, from the coding sequence ATGAAAATAACGATTGGCAGCGATCACGGCGCTGTCCAGCTCAAAGAAGAAGTCAAGATGGTTCTGAAGGAATACGGCGACGTTGAGGTAAAAGATGTCGGCACCTTCGGTACCGATTCTGTTGATTACCCGGATATTGCCGAAAAGGTTTGCGGTGATGTCGTAAGCGGCAATGCCGACCGCGGCATTGTGCTCTGCGGCACCGGCATTGGCATTTCCATTGCTGCCAACAAGATTAAGGGCATCCGCTGCGCACTCTGCAATGATGTGTTCTCGGCCAAGATGAGCCGTCAGCACAATGATGCCAACGTGCTGGCCATGGGCGGCCGGGTATTGGGCTTTGGCCCTGCCGGGGAAATCGTCCGGGCCTTCGTGGAAGGCAAATTTGAAGGCGGCCGCCATGAACGCCGGGTAAATAAAATCATGGCTCTGGAAAAATAA
- the glyA gene encoding serine hydroxymethyltransferase — MNLMEILQQSDPDVAKHVGSELNRQREKLELIASENIVSKAVLAAQGSVLTNKYAEGYPGKRYYGGCEFVDEVETLAIERAKKLFGAEYANVQPHSGAQANMAVFFALLQPGDTVMGMNLNDGGHLTHGSPVNMSGKYFKIVPYGVDKETETIDYDALEAQAKECKPKLIVAGASAYARTLDFPRLAQIAHGVGAYLMVDIAHIAGLVAAGEHPSPIPYADVVTTTTHKTLRGPRGGMILCKDAEFGKQFNKAVFPGIQGGPLMHVIAAKAVALGEALKPEFKEYAKQVIKNAAVLAKTLQEEGFRIVSGGTDNHLMLVDLTNKGITGKVAQTVLDEVNITANRNTIPFEPLSPFVTSGLRLGTPALTTRGFKEADLQEVGKIIALVLSDVENEEKKAEARKRVAALCKKYPLYAGM; from the coding sequence ATGAATCTTATGGAAATTCTGCAGCAGTCGGATCCAGACGTAGCAAAGCATGTAGGCAGTGAGCTGAACCGCCAGCGGGAAAAGCTGGAGCTTATCGCGTCGGAAAACATTGTAAGCAAAGCTGTGCTGGCAGCTCAGGGCAGTGTGCTTACCAATAAGTACGCGGAAGGTTATCCTGGCAAGCGTTATTATGGCGGCTGCGAATTCGTGGATGAAGTGGAGACTCTTGCCATTGAGCGGGCCAAGAAACTCTTTGGTGCAGAGTATGCCAATGTGCAGCCTCACTCCGGTGCGCAGGCCAATATGGCCGTGTTCTTTGCCCTTTTGCAGCCCGGTGATACGGTGATGGGCATGAACCTCAATGATGGCGGCCATTTGACGCATGGTTCCCCGGTCAATATGTCCGGCAAGTACTTCAAGATTGTGCCTTATGGCGTGGACAAGGAAACGGAAACCATCGACTATGATGCATTGGAGGCGCAGGCTAAGGAATGCAAGCCGAAGCTCATCGTGGCAGGCGCTTCTGCCTATGCCCGCACGCTTGATTTTCCGCGTCTGGCCCAAATCGCGCACGGTGTTGGCGCCTATCTGATGGTGGATATCGCGCATATTGCCGGCCTTGTGGCGGCAGGTGAACACCCCAGCCCCATTCCCTATGCGGATGTGGTGACGACCACCACCCACAAAACCTTGCGCGGCCCGCGCGGCGGCATGATTCTCTGTAAAGATGCAGAGTTCGGCAAGCAGTTCAACAAGGCGGTATTCCCCGGCATTCAGGGCGGCCCCTTGATGCACGTTATCGCGGCTAAGGCTGTGGCTTTGGGTGAAGCGTTGAAACCGGAGTTCAAGGAATACGCCAAGCAGGTCATTAAAAATGCGGCAGTGCTGGCGAAAACCTTGCAGGAGGAAGGCTTCCGCATTGTGTCCGGCGGTACGGACAACCATCTGATGCTCGTAGACCTTACGAACAAGGGCATTACGGGCAAGGTGGCGCAGACGGTGCTCGACGAAGTGAACATCACCGCCAACCGCAACACCATTCCCTTTGAACCGCTGTCTCCCTTTGTGACTAGCGGCCTGCGTCTGGGTACGCCTGCCCTCACTACTCGTGGCTTTAAGGAAGCCGATTTGCAGGAAGTCGGCAAAATCATCGCGCTTGTTTTGAGCGATGTGGAAAATGAGGAAAAGAAAGCAGAAGCACGTAAGCGGGTAGCCGCTCTGTGCAAAAAATACCCGCTTTATGCCGGTATGTAA
- the upp gene encoding uracil phosphoribosyltransferase translates to MSDKLNVNVIDHPLIQHKLTMMRQKDTGTKDFRELLEEIAMLMTYEITRDFPLKDIEIETPVSKCTAKVLAGKKVGVVPILRAGLGMLNGVVNMIPAARVGHVGMYRDPKTLKPVEYYCKLPGDVEERTLIVVDPMLATGGSASAALTLLKEKGATSLTLMCLVAAPEGIKVINEDHPDVPVYVAAVDEKLNEKGYIVPGLGDAGDRIFGTL, encoded by the coding sequence ATGTCTGATAAGCTTAATGTAAATGTAATTGACCATCCCCTGATTCAGCATAAACTCACCATGATGCGCCAGAAGGACACGGGCACGAAGGATTTCCGCGAACTCCTCGAAGAAATCGCCATGCTCATGACCTATGAAATCACCCGGGATTTCCCGCTGAAAGACATTGAAATTGAAACCCCGGTATCCAAGTGCACGGCCAAAGTGCTGGCTGGCAAGAAGGTAGGCGTTGTGCCTATCCTGCGCGCAGGCCTTGGCATGCTGAACGGCGTGGTTAACATGATTCCCGCTGCCCGCGTTGGTCACGTGGGTATGTACCGTGACCCCAAGACCTTGAAGCCGGTGGAATACTACTGCAAGCTGCCCGGTGACGTGGAAGAACGCACGCTGATTGTGGTTGACCCCATGCTGGCCACGGGTGGCAGTGCTTCCGCAGCCCTGACCCTCTTGAAGGAAAAAGGCGCAACCAGCCTGACGCTCATGTGCCTCGTGGCTGCTCCCGAAGGCATCAAGGTTATCAACGAAGACCATCCCGATGTGCCGGTTTATGTAGCCGCTGTTGATGAAAAACTCAACGAAAAGGGCTATATCGTACCGGGCCTCGGCGATGCCGGTGACCGTATTTTCGGTACGCTGTAA
- the ychF gene encoding redox-regulated ATPase YchF, with protein sequence MSNLEVGIVGLPNVGKSTLFNAITKAGAEAANFPFCTIEPNVGVVAVPDERLNVLHKMYDSKKTTPASVRFVDIAGLVKGAANGEGLGNKFLEHIRQVDAVAHVVRCFDDANITHVEGGVDPLRDIDIIQTELCLADLEVVEKRIMRLAKIAKSGNKEAKVEDEILRRIKESLDNGKPARQVELTADELEMIKDINLLTLKPTLYVTNVAEDEVATAYEENAYVQKVKEFAKAENAEVVAISARVEAEIAELDAEEAKAFLEDLGETESGLDRLIKAAFDLLGLQTFLTAGPDECRAWTITKGTTAPKAAGKIHTDFERGFIRAEIVNYDDLVANGSVAAAREKGQVRVEGKDYVMQDGDVVNFRFNV encoded by the coding sequence TTGAGTAATTTAGAAGTCGGCATTGTGGGCCTGCCCAACGTGGGCAAGAGCACCCTCTTTAATGCCATCACTAAGGCCGGAGCAGAAGCGGCCAACTTCCCCTTCTGCACCATCGAACCCAATGTAGGCGTAGTAGCTGTTCCTGATGAACGCCTGAACGTTCTGCATAAGATGTATGATTCCAAGAAGACGACCCCGGCTTCCGTCCGTTTCGTGGACATTGCGGGCCTTGTAAAGGGCGCTGCCAACGGCGAAGGCCTCGGCAACAAGTTCCTCGAACACATTCGTCAGGTAGATGCTGTGGCTCATGTGGTGCGTTGCTTTGACGATGCCAACATCACCCATGTAGAAGGCGGCGTTGACCCGCTGCGCGATATCGACATCATTCAGACGGAACTGTGCCTGGCTGACCTCGAAGTCGTGGAAAAGCGCATCATGCGTCTGGCTAAGATTGCCAAGTCCGGCAACAAGGAAGCCAAGGTGGAAGATGAAATCCTGCGCCGTATCAAGGAAAGCCTCGACAATGGCAAACCGGCCCGTCAGGTGGAACTCACCGCAGACGAGCTCGAAATGATTAAGGACATCAACCTCTTGACATTGAAGCCGACTCTCTATGTCACGAACGTGGCTGAGGATGAAGTGGCTACGGCTTATGAGGAAAATGCCTATGTGCAGAAGGTCAAGGAATTTGCCAAGGCTGAAAACGCTGAGGTTGTAGCTATCTCTGCGCGCGTAGAAGCGGAAATCGCTGAACTCGATGCCGAAGAAGCCAAGGCATTCTTGGAGGATTTGGGCGAAACGGAAAGCGGTCTGGACAGACTCATCAAAGCTGCTTTTGACCTCTTAGGTCTGCAGACCTTCCTGACCGCCGGCCCGGATGAATGCCGTGCCTGGACGATTACCAAGGGCACCACGGCACCGAAGGCCGCTGGCAAGATTCACACGGACTTTGAACGCGGCTTTATCCGCGCCGAAATCGTCAACTATGATGACCTCGTGGCCAATGGCAGTGTAGCAGCTGCCCGCGAAAAAGGTCAGGTTCGCGTGGAAGGCAAGGACTATGTGATGCAGGACGGAGACGTAGTAAACTTCCGTTTCAACGTATAA
- a CDS encoding carbon-nitrogen family hydrolase — MKVAVLQMQVTLGAPEKNTAALYRLAAQAMKARPDVLLLPELWRLGFYPKPVLSYADADGQETRQALAAIAQKYQVNVVGGTVANAIGDKVFNTSYIFDRNGHMLATYHKTHLFSPSREHEDFTAGDNLVTFTLDGVKCGILVCYDIRFPEAARKLALEDTQVLFLPAAWPLKRLIHWQTLIRARAIENQVFVVACNEAGIDGSEEQLAGHSAIIDPWGEILAEAGEDEEILQSNLRLPIQAQIKETMDIFGDRRPELYKKTPN, encoded by the coding sequence ATGAAGGTCGCAGTTTTGCAAATGCAGGTGACGCTCGGTGCACCGGAAAAAAATACCGCCGCTCTCTACCGTCTGGCTGCCCAGGCCATGAAGGCGCGGCCGGATGTCCTGCTATTGCCGGAGCTCTGGCGGCTGGGTTTCTATCCAAAGCCTGTGCTCTCCTATGCCGATGCCGATGGGCAAGAGACTCGGCAGGCGCTTGCCGCTATCGCCCAAAAATATCAGGTCAATGTAGTCGGCGGTACCGTGGCCAACGCCATTGGCGATAAGGTCTTTAACACCAGCTACATCTTCGACCGCAACGGACACATGCTGGCCACCTACCACAAAACCCATCTATTCTCCCCCAGCAGGGAACACGAAGATTTCACCGCTGGCGACAACCTCGTGACTTTCACGTTGGACGGCGTGAAATGCGGCATCTTAGTCTGCTATGATATCCGCTTTCCCGAGGCCGCGCGGAAGCTGGCACTGGAGGACACGCAGGTACTCTTCCTCCCCGCCGCCTGGCCTTTGAAACGGCTCATCCACTGGCAAACCCTGATTCGGGCACGAGCCATTGAGAATCAGGTCTTTGTCGTCGCCTGCAACGAAGCAGGTATCGACGGCAGCGAGGAACAACTGGCAGGCCACTCCGCCATCATCGACCCCTGGGGAGAAATCCTGGCGGAAGCCGGGGAAGATGAAGAAATCCTTCAGAGCAACCTACGGCTGCCCATACAGGCCCAAATCAAAGAGACAATGGATATATTCGGCGACAGACGGCCGGAACTTTATAAAAAAACTCCCAACTAA
- a CDS encoding DUF951 domain-containing protein, giving the protein MEKITYELGDIVRLKKKHPCGSFNWEILRVGMDFRLKCQGCGHLILIPRTKFEKMVKGKVENQPKN; this is encoded by the coding sequence ATGGAAAAGATAACCTATGAACTGGGCGATATTGTCCGTCTGAAAAAGAAACACCCCTGTGGCAGTTTCAACTGGGAAATCCTGCGGGTTGGCATGGACTTCCGCCTGAAATGCCAGGGGTGTGGCCATCTTATTCTCATTCCCCGCACCAAATTTGAAAAGATGGTCAAGGGAAAAGTGGAAAATCAGCCGAAAAACTGA
- a CDS encoding response regulator has protein sequence MQKKVLLIHKGKSFMLNTIVKNLVDDGYEVVEAAPEMEEIAAHKGETELILMYLGDYVDDAVGALVYLKDICTEEDKLLVLVGTATEIETVNKSIPAALVAATVERPFDMKKLVEQLDWLLSANDDLARRKNILLVDDDSTFLKMVKDWLSAKYRVTIVTSGAQALMYIADNTPDLILLDYEMPVTSGPQVLEMIRSESKVDSIPVIFLTGKGDRESVMKVLALKPDGYLLKSMERPKLIAAIDDFFEKRKYQKLHDNNIQ, from the coding sequence ATGCAGAAAAAAGTCCTGCTGATTCATAAAGGCAAGTCCTTTATGCTCAATACCATTGTAAAAAATCTGGTGGATGATGGCTATGAAGTAGTGGAAGCGGCACCGGAGATGGAAGAAATTGCCGCCCATAAGGGCGAAACGGAACTCATACTCATGTATCTGGGGGATTATGTGGATGATGCTGTCGGTGCTTTGGTATATTTGAAGGATATCTGCACCGAGGAAGATAAGCTCTTAGTCCTCGTGGGCACGGCTACGGAAATCGAAACCGTGAACAAATCCATTCCTGCGGCATTGGTGGCGGCTACCGTGGAACGGCCCTTTGACATGAAGAAACTGGTGGAACAGCTGGACTGGCTGCTGTCCGCTAATGATGACTTAGCCCGGAGAAAAAATATTCTGCTGGTGGATGATGACAGCACCTTCCTCAAGATGGTCAAAGACTGGCTTTCGGCAAAATACCGCGTGACCATTGTGACCTCCGGCGCCCAGGCGCTTATGTACATTGCCGATAACACGCCGGATTTGATTCTCCTTGACTATGAAATGCCGGTGACCTCTGGCCCGCAGGTGTTGGAGATGATTCGTAGCGAATCCAAGGTGGATTCCATTCCCGTGATTTTCCTCACGGGGAAAGGAGACAGGGAAAGCGTTATGAAGGTGCTGGCCTTGAAGCCTGACGGCTATCTCCTGAAATCCATGGAACGGCCGAAGCTGATTGCCGCCATTGATGATTTCTTCGAGAAACGGAAATACCAAAAACTCCACGACAACAATATTCAGTAA